From a single Lactococcus allomyrinae genomic region:
- a CDS encoding SPFH domain-containing protein, producing the protein MFIIPLIILAVILLILILSLSTLVFVVKQQTVAIVERFGKYQFTAGPGFHLKLPWGIDRIAARIQLRLLQNEMTVETKTSDNVFVTMNIATQYRVNENSIKDAYYKLMNPGEQIKSYIEDALRSAVPKLTLDELFEKKDEIALEVQHQVAEEMETYGYIIVKTLITRVEPDLEVKQSMNEINAAQRKRDAAQMLANADKIKIVTAAEADAEKDRLRGVGIAGQRKAIIDGLAQQIAEMKNTGVNLSEEQIMSVLIVNQYLDTLNQFAEHGNSTIFLPAGAAGSEDIRTQIISALKAK; encoded by the coding sequence ATGTTTATTATTCCGCTGATTATTTTGGCAGTTATTTTGTTGATTTTGATTCTAAGTTTGAGCACATTGGTTTTTGTGGTAAAACAACAAACTGTTGCTATTGTGGAACGTTTTGGGAAATATCAATTTACAGCTGGACCTGGTTTTCATTTAAAATTGCCTTGGGGAATTGACCGTATTGCAGCTCGAATTCAACTCCGTCTCTTGCAAAATGAAATGACTGTTGAAACAAAAACAAGTGATAATGTCTTTGTTACGATGAATATTGCAACACAATATCGTGTAAATGAAAATAGCATCAAGGATGCTTATTATAAACTCATGAATCCTGGAGAACAAATCAAGTCTTATATTGAAGATGCTCTCCGATCTGCTGTGCCAAAGCTGACTTTGGATGAACTTTTTGAGAAAAAGGATGAGATAGCACTTGAAGTACAGCATCAAGTAGCGGAAGAAATGGAAACTTATGGCTATATTATTGTTAAAACATTGATTACGAGAGTTGAGCCTGACTTAGAAGTTAAGCAATCTATGAACGAAATTAATGCGGCTCAACGGAAACGTGATGCAGCTCAAATGCTTGCTAACGCCGACAAAATCAAGATTGTCACAGCAGCTGAAGCGGATGCAGAAAAAGATCGTTTGCGTGGGGTAGGTATCGCGGGACAACGTAAAGCAATCATTGATGGTTTGGCGCAACAAATTGCTGAGATGAAAAATACAGGAGTGAATCTCTCAGAAGAACAAATCATGTCCGTCTTGATTGTCAATCAGTACCTCGATACGCTTAATCAATTTGCTGAGCATGGCAATTCAACGATTTTCCTACCAGCTGGTGCTGCGGGTTCTGAGGATATTCGGACACAGATTATATCTGCCTTAAAAGCAAAATAA
- the rnz gene encoding ribonuclease Z gives MEIQFLGTGAGQPSKSRNTQAIALKMLDERNEIWLFDCGEATQHQILNTAIRPRKISKIFITHLHGDHIFGLPGFLSSRSFQSAEEQTNLDIYGPRGIKDFVLTSLRLSGSRLGYQIYFHEYDEAGKIFEDESFEVYTELLDHTIFCLGYRVVEKNRVGELDAPALLAAGLPFGPLFGKIKQGEIVEFEGRIFNPDDYIGAEKIGKVVTILGDTRKSNAAVRLAWGADLLVHEATYEAVESKMARAHGHSTSKQAAEVAKEAGVKRLLLTHISARYVGPKVGQLAGEAQAVHKNSFVVKDFYEEKID, from the coding sequence ATGGAGATTCAATTTTTAGGAACGGGTGCTGGGCAACCGTCAAAATCTCGCAATACGCAGGCAATTGCCTTAAAAATGCTTGATGAACGTAATGAAATATGGCTGTTTGACTGTGGAGAAGCAACGCAACATCAGATTTTGAATACAGCAATTCGTCCGCGAAAGATTAGCAAAATTTTTATTACACATCTGCATGGTGATCATATTTTTGGTTTACCAGGATTTTTGTCCAGCCGTAGTTTTCAATCTGCTGAAGAACAGACGAATCTTGATATTTATGGTCCTAGAGGGATTAAGGATTTTGTGTTAACGAGTCTCAGACTTTCTGGTTCAAGACTTGGCTATCAGATTTATTTTCATGAATATGATGAGGCAGGGAAGATTTTTGAAGATGAGAGTTTTGAAGTTTATACAGAGCTTTTGGATCATACGATTTTTTGCTTAGGCTACCGCGTGGTTGAGAAAAATCGAGTTGGTGAGTTAGATGCGCCAGCTCTGCTTGCCGCAGGACTACCTTTTGGACCACTTTTTGGCAAAATTAAGCAAGGTGAAATTGTTGAATTTGAAGGAAGAATATTTAATCCGGATGACTATATTGGAGCCGAAAAAATCGGAAAAGTGGTAACGATTTTAGGCGATACGAGAAAATCAAATGCTGCTGTGCGTTTGGCTTGGGGGGCTGATTTGCTCGTTCATGAAGCGACTTATGAAGCAGTTGAGAGTAAAATGGCGCGAGCGCATGGTCATTCTACATCAAAGCAGGCGGCAGAAGTTGCTAAAGAAGCGGGGGTAAAAAGACTTTTGCTAACTCATATTAGCGCACGCTATGTAGGACCAAAAGTCGGACAACTTGCAGGTGAGGCTCAGGCAGTACATAAGAATAGTTTTGTTGTTAAAGATTTTTATGAGGAGAAAATTGACTAG
- a CDS encoding SDR family NAD(P)-dependent oxidoreductase: protein MTRNILITGATGDIAQEIVKLLAQEQLILVSRSLSALTELYGYLSNVTLLTNEQVLADGISVSVDILINNAGFGVFKTLSELTDAEVTEQFVINTLFPIQLIRQVNPKLQIVNIASSAGKLPTAKSSIYAASKAALIVVSDVLRMERPELIVTTVNTGPVKTKFHKNNKTYLEKVGKNAISAEKVARKIVKSLGKTKREINLPWQLTVVSKFRVLFPTLTDFLSVKFFDFK, encoded by the coding sequence TTGACTAGAAACATATTGATTACTGGGGCGACAGGTGATATTGCGCAAGAAATCGTCAAGCTTTTAGCGCAGGAACAGTTGATTCTGGTTTCTCGGAGTCTGTCAGCACTGACAGAACTTTATGGATATTTGTCAAATGTAACTTTGTTGACAAATGAACAAGTACTTGCTGATGGAATTTCTGTCAGTGTTGATATTTTGATTAATAATGCAGGATTTGGTGTTTTTAAAACTCTGTCAGAGCTGACAGATGCAGAAGTTACAGAACAATTTGTAATTAACACACTGTTTCCGATTCAGCTGATTCGGCAAGTGAATCCTAAGCTTCAAATTGTCAATATTGCTTCAAGTGCAGGTAAACTTCCAACTGCCAAATCAAGTATTTATGCGGCTTCAAAAGCAGCGTTGATTGTGGTGTCAGACGTTTTGAGGATGGAAAGACCAGAACTTATTGTGACAACCGTCAATACTGGACCTGTTAAAACAAAATTTCACAAGAATAATAAGACTTATCTTGAAAAAGTGGGGAAAAATGCGATTTCTGCTGAAAAAGTTGCTCGCAAGATTGTGAAGAGTCTTGGTAAAACTAAGCGAGAAATTAACTTACCTTGGCAATTAACGGTTGTCAGTAAGTTTAGAGTTTTATTTCCCACACTGACAGACTTTCTGTCAGTAAAATTTTTTGATTTTAAATGA
- the recJ gene encoding single-stranded-DNA-specific exonuclease RecJ, with protein sequence MIQSKYTWKITETVLPEEFKKLTKKYKLDELTSNILYSRGIRDADTIENFLRPSLEELHDPFLLHDMKKATDRILSAVENGENILIYGDYDADGMTASSVMKTALDELGAEVQVYLPNRFTDGYGPNLDVYQYFINNESIDLIITVDNGVAGFDAIEWAQNHDVDVIVTDHHSMPETLPNAYAIVHPEHPDSVYPFKYLAGVGVAFKVACALLEYIPSEMLDLVAIGTIADMVSLTDENRILVAHGLKELARTERAGLQELMKIAGCDFGKITEETVGFQIAPRLNALGRLDDPNPAIELLTGWDEEAATSIAQMIDEKNNERKSIVDKIYQEASEMLTDDPVQILYHENWHKGVLGIVAGRLLEKIHKPIIMLAEEDGILRGSARSIEAFDIFKALDSHRELFIAFGGHKQAAGMTLSIENVEKLEQVMIDFIMDNNIDMSGKTVLELSGTCELDRLSLSTINNLEALAPFGMNNPKPRFLVENYKVTQSRSMGKDNSHLKLKIEQNKAQIDAVYFGHGAEELEFEQAETKLAVMLSSNSWNGNTTVQLMVEDAQAVGIELLDIRSKQINFPENTKIFAKNELKHGIMEDVLVVDEVPSSHTGLSALTEALSAGNKLIYFKNKIDKNYYLTGSGTREQFAKLYKAIYQFPEFDVRYKLRNLADYLKIPELLLVKMIQIFEELGFVKIDNGLMTVEKNAAKREISESKIYQELQETVKWQELFALAPVKEIYQKLTEK encoded by the coding sequence ATGATTCAATCAAAATATACATGGAAAATCACTGAAACAGTGCTTCCAGAAGAATTCAAAAAATTAACAAAAAAATATAAATTAGATGAGCTGACAAGCAATATTCTCTACAGTAGGGGCATTCGGGATGCTGATACGATAGAGAATTTTTTGCGTCCAAGTTTGGAAGAACTTCATGACCCATTTTTACTTCATGACATGAAAAAAGCTACTGACAGAATTCTGTCAGCAGTAGAAAATGGTGAAAATATCCTGATTTATGGGGATTATGATGCTGACGGAATGACAGCAAGTTCAGTTATGAAAACAGCGCTTGATGAACTGGGCGCAGAGGTTCAAGTTTATCTGCCTAATCGTTTTACAGACGGATATGGCCCCAATCTTGATGTTTATCAATATTTTATCAACAATGAATCTATTGATTTGATTATTACTGTGGATAATGGCGTTGCAGGTTTTGATGCGATTGAATGGGCCCAAAATCATGATGTTGACGTGATTGTCACAGATCATCATAGTATGCCAGAAACTTTGCCAAATGCTTATGCGATTGTGCATCCAGAGCATCCTGATAGTGTTTATCCATTCAAGTATCTAGCGGGGGTTGGGGTTGCTTTCAAAGTCGCCTGTGCGCTTTTGGAATATATTCCAAGTGAAATGTTAGATTTGGTTGCTATTGGTACAATCGCTGATATGGTCAGCTTGACTGATGAAAATCGGATTTTAGTTGCACATGGTCTAAAAGAACTTGCTAGAACCGAACGTGCAGGTCTACAAGAACTGATGAAGATTGCTGGCTGCGATTTTGGAAAAATTACTGAGGAAACTGTTGGTTTCCAAATTGCACCGCGCCTTAATGCGCTTGGGCGCTTAGATGACCCTAATCCTGCTATTGAGCTACTTACTGGCTGGGATGAAGAAGCGGCGACATCCATTGCGCAGATGATTGATGAAAAAAATAATGAGCGCAAATCAATTGTGGATAAAATCTATCAGGAAGCATCGGAAATGTTGACTGATGACCCTGTTCAAATTCTCTATCATGAAAATTGGCATAAGGGTGTTCTCGGCATTGTCGCGGGCAGACTTTTGGAGAAAATCCATAAGCCTATCATTATGCTAGCAGAAGAAGATGGGATTTTACGTGGCTCTGCACGCTCGATTGAAGCTTTCGATATTTTTAAAGCACTGGATTCACATCGGGAGTTATTTATCGCTTTTGGTGGACATAAACAAGCGGCTGGCATGACGCTCTCTATCGAAAATGTTGAGAAGCTTGAGCAAGTAATGATCGACTTTATCATGGACAATAACATTGATATGTCTGGAAAAACGGTGCTTGAACTTTCGGGAACTTGTGAATTGGATCGTCTCTCATTGAGTACTATAAATAATTTGGAGGCACTTGCTCCATTTGGTATGAATAACCCTAAACCTCGCTTCCTCGTGGAAAATTATAAAGTAACTCAAAGTCGTAGCATGGGTAAAGACAACAGCCATCTTAAGCTTAAAATCGAGCAAAATAAAGCGCAAATTGATGCAGTTTACTTTGGACATGGCGCAGAAGAATTAGAATTTGAGCAAGCTGAAACAAAACTAGCTGTGATGCTATCAAGTAATAGTTGGAACGGAAACACGACCGTACAACTCATGGTTGAAGACGCCCAAGCCGTTGGAATAGAGCTTCTTGACATTCGGAGTAAGCAAATTAATTTTCCAGAAAACACAAAAATTTTTGCAAAAAATGAGTTAAAACATGGTATAATGGAAGACGTGCTTGTTGTAGACGAGGTTCCAAGTTCTCACACAGGTCTGTCAGCACTGACGGAAGCCTTGTCAGCAGGAAACAAGTTGATTTATTTCAAAAACAAGATTGATAAAAATTACTATCTTACTGGTAGTGGAACGCGAGAGCAATTTGCAAAGTTGTATAAAGCAATTTATCAGTTTCCCGAATTCGATGTACGATATAAGCTGCGAAACTTAGCTGATTATTTGAAAATTCCAGAGCTTTTACTAGTTAAGATGATTCAAATTTTCGAGGAGCTTGGTTTTGTCAAAATTGACAACGGCTTAATGACTGTGGAAAAGAACGCAGCAAAACGTGAAATTTCCGAAAGTAAGATTTATCAAGAACTTCAGGAAACGGTTAAGTGGCAAGAGCTTTTTGCGCTTGCGCCAGTCAAAGAAATTTATCAAAAACTAACAGAAAAATAA
- a CDS encoding adenine phosphoribosyltransferase has protein sequence MELKDYIATIENYPKEGIVFRDISPLMADGNAYNYAATEIVQYARDKEIDMVVGPEARGFIIGCPVAFALGVGFAPVRKPGKLPREVVSATYEKEYGTDTLTMHADSIKSGQRVLIVDDLLATGGTIGATIELVEKMGGVVVGCAFLIELDELKGREKIGDYDYKVLMHY, from the coding sequence ATGGAATTAAAAGATTACATTGCAACAATTGAAAATTATCCAAAAGAAGGCATTGTCTTTCGTGATATCAGTCCGCTGATGGCTGACGGAAATGCCTACAATTACGCAGCGACTGAGATTGTTCAGTATGCGCGTGATAAGGAAATTGATATGGTTGTGGGACCAGAAGCACGTGGTTTCATTATTGGCTGTCCGGTGGCTTTCGCGCTTGGTGTTGGTTTTGCGCCAGTTCGTAAACCTGGAAAACTGCCTCGTGAAGTCGTTTCAGCCACTTACGAAAAAGAATATGGTACTGATACATTGACCATGCATGCTGACAGTATCAAATCTGGTCAACGTGTTCTGATTGTTGATGACCTGCTTGCAACAGGAGGAACAATCGGCGCAACGATTGAACTTGTTGAAAAAATGGGTGGTGTTGTCGTTGGTTGTGCCTTTCTCATTGAGCTTGATGAACTCAAAGGGCGTGAAAAAATTGGAGATTACGATTATAAAGTGCTGATGCATTACTAG
- the rpoE gene encoding DNA-directed RNA polymerase subunit delta — protein MKITALEGQQISELSMIEVAHALLEQNGKEMPFAEIVKTIQAYLGKSDDEIKASISRFYTEINTDGSFIPLGNNIWALRSWYAIDEIDEEVIALDEIEDDEEEKPVKKRSKVNVFGIEDEIDPEDEEGNKETDDDMSYDAEAEDEDKDDVAAYDAELAEVELDNVDEDVELDVDDDDDDSDDTDED, from the coding sequence TTGAAGATTACAGCCTTAGAAGGACAACAAATATCAGAACTTTCAATGATTGAAGTCGCTCATGCACTTTTGGAGCAAAATGGCAAAGAAATGCCATTTGCCGAGATTGTAAAGACAATTCAAGCCTATTTAGGAAAATCAGACGACGAAATCAAAGCTAGTATTTCACGTTTTTATACAGAAATTAATACAGATGGAAGCTTCATTCCGCTAGGAAATAATATTTGGGCACTTCGTTCTTGGTATGCAATTGATGAAATTGATGAGGAAGTCATTGCTCTTGATGAAATCGAAGATGACGAAGAAGAAAAACCAGTGAAAAAACGCAGCAAAGTTAATGTCTTTGGTATTGAAGATGAGATTGATCCAGAAGATGAAGAAGGCAACAAAGAAACAGATGATGATATGTCTTACGATGCTGAAGCCGAAGATGAAGACAAAGATGATGTCGCTGCTTATGATGCCGAACTTGCTGAAGTTGAACTTGATAATGTAGATGAAGATGTCGAACTCGATGTTGATGATGACGACGACGACTCAGACGATACTGATGAAGACTAA
- the mltG gene encoding endolytic transglycosylase MltG: MVDKDTTEFSRESFKEKILRQLEENATQQSHEEPDSNESYFERPKSDFRTLNQKESSSTFEKRKVEFEPYNLPAFDFPKDDDDWEEESEEKTTVSQETGSLREKLEALALEETQEQSDYSQFSRNQNRYQKESGKEEVISNPKQANRPPKRKPSKKKKRGAKKKKKVTAGRIIAVIVLLLILAAAGTGWYGYNFIKAGVQPLDSKNHVVKAVNIPEGASSKQIGDILQKQSIIKNGMIFQYYTKFKNYTDFKSGYYNLSPDMELSAIASKLEEGGTPKPVAPTLGKVTIPEGYTLEQISKGITVNADSKDGKTPFSTADFMKTVQDPVFIAKMVKAYPKLFANLPDKSSGVKYQLEGYLFPATYEYTKSSTVETMIEGMISAMNTQLTPYYGTIATQGMTVNETLSLAALVEKEANNDDDRRQVAGTFYNRMNQGMTLDSNSSVLYAEGQLGAKTTLKQDATIDTNLDSPYNLYANQGTGPGPIDSPSLSSIKAVLQPAQNDYLYFVADVTTGKVYFANTLEEQNANVQTYVNDKLK; this comes from the coding sequence TTGGTGGATAAAGACACAACAGAATTTTCTCGAGAGAGTTTTAAAGAAAAAATTTTGCGTCAGCTTGAAGAAAATGCAACACAGCAATCTCATGAAGAACCTGATTCTAATGAGAGCTATTTTGAGCGTCCAAAATCAGATTTTAGAACATTAAATCAAAAAGAATCATCTTCTACATTTGAAAAGAGGAAGGTTGAGTTTGAACCTTATAACTTACCTGCTTTTGATTTTCCTAAGGATGATGATGACTGGGAAGAAGAATCTGAGGAAAAAACAACAGTTTCTCAGGAAACAGGCTCTTTACGTGAGAAATTAGAAGCGCTTGCTTTGGAAGAAACTCAAGAGCAATCAGATTACTCACAATTTTCTAGAAATCAAAATCGATATCAAAAGGAGTCTGGCAAGGAGGAAGTTATTTCAAATCCAAAACAAGCAAACCGACCGCCGAAGCGCAAACCTTCTAAGAAGAAAAAACGTGGTGCTAAAAAGAAGAAAAAGGTAACCGCAGGGCGAATCATCGCTGTGATTGTTTTACTTTTGATTTTAGCTGCTGCTGGGACGGGTTGGTATGGTTATAACTTTATTAAAGCAGGTGTGCAACCTTTAGACAGTAAAAATCATGTGGTGAAGGCTGTCAATATTCCAGAAGGTGCAAGTAGTAAACAAATTGGTGATATTTTGCAAAAACAATCCATCATAAAAAATGGGATGATTTTCCAATACTATACTAAATTTAAAAACTATACAGACTTTAAGAGCGGTTACTACAATCTCTCGCCCGACATGGAGTTATCTGCTATTGCCTCAAAATTAGAAGAGGGAGGCACACCAAAACCAGTTGCTCCAACGCTAGGAAAAGTGACTATTCCAGAGGGATATACCCTAGAGCAGATTTCTAAAGGAATCACGGTTAATGCTGATTCCAAAGATGGTAAGACCCCATTTTCGACGGCTGATTTCATGAAGACCGTACAAGACCCTGTTTTTATTGCAAAAATGGTCAAAGCATATCCAAAACTCTTTGCCAATTTACCTGATAAAAGTTCAGGAGTGAAATATCAACTGGAGGGCTATTTATTCCCTGCAACTTATGAATATACAAAATCATCAACTGTTGAAACGATGATTGAGGGGATGATTTCGGCGATGAATACGCAGTTGACACCCTATTATGGCACGATTGCTACGCAAGGAATGACGGTCAATGAAACTTTGAGTTTAGCGGCTTTAGTTGAAAAAGAAGCGAACAACGATGATGACCGTAGGCAAGTTGCTGGTACATTCTATAATCGAATGAATCAGGGAATGACTTTAGATTCCAACTCTTCGGTTCTCTATGCTGAAGGACAGTTGGGAGCTAAAACAACATTGAAGCAAGATGCAACGATTGATACAAATCTTGATTCTCCATACAATTTGTATGCGAATCAAGGAACGGGACCTGGTCCAATTGATAGTCCAAGTCTATCCTCAATCAAAGCGGTACTTCAACCTGCTCAAAATGATTATCTTTATTTTGTTGCCGATGTGACAACAGGCAAAGTCTATTTTGCTAATACATTAGAAGAACAAAATGCAAATGTTCAAACTTATGTTAATGATAAATTGAAATAA
- the greA gene encoding transcription elongation factor GreA — MEKTFPMTQEGLDKLKAELENLKLVKRPEVIDRIKVARSYGDLSENSEYEAAKDEQAFIEGRISTVETMIRYAEIVDNAKIAKDEVALGKRVTFVEEGETDEESYQIVGTAEADPFTGKISNESPIARVLIGKKVGDTVNVPLPVGEMTVKIVSVD; from the coding sequence ATGGAAAAAACATTCCCAATGACCCAAGAAGGTCTTGATAAATTAAAAGCTGAACTTGAAAATCTTAAGCTCGTAAAACGCCCAGAAGTGATTGATCGTATCAAGGTAGCACGTAGTTATGGTGACCTTTCTGAAAACTCAGAATATGAAGCTGCAAAAGATGAACAAGCTTTCATAGAAGGACGTATTTCTACAGTTGAAACAATGATTCGTTATGCGGAAATTGTAGACAACGCTAAAATAGCTAAAGACGAAGTGGCATTAGGTAAAAGAGTAACTTTTGTCGAAGAAGGTGAAACTGACGAAGAGTCTTATCAAATCGTAGGTACTGCTGAAGCAGACCCATTTACTGGTAAAATTTCAAATGAATCACCTATTGCACGTGTCCTTATTGGTAAAAAAGTGGGTGACACAGTCAATGTTCCTTTACCTGTTGGCGAAATGACAGTAAAAATTGTCAGCGTTGATTGA
- a CDS encoding CtsR family transcriptional regulator: MSTQNTSDIIEAYLRRLLEEAQEIEIKRADLANQFDVVPSQINYVIKTRFTASKGFDVESKRGGGGYIKIVKYHYSARHEFLTALYQKIPSNLSVKAAHDVIQHLFDEKVLTEREGNLLLLVITDGNISPFTRGTMMKSIINRLDRDDEI; this comes from the coding sequence ATGTCTACTCAAAACACATCGGATATCATTGAAGCCTATCTTAGACGGTTACTTGAAGAAGCACAGGAAATAGAAATAAAGCGCGCTGATTTGGCAAATCAGTTTGATGTTGTTCCTAGCCAGATAAATTATGTCATTAAGACACGATTTACAGCGTCAAAAGGTTTTGATGTTGAGTCAAAACGTGGTGGTGGAGGCTACATCAAAATTGTAAAATACCACTATTCGGCACGGCATGAATTTTTGACAGCACTCTATCAGAAGATTCCATCAAATCTGTCAGTAAAGGCGGCTCATGATGTCATTCAGCATCTTTTTGATGAAAAGGTACTGACAGAACGAGAAGGAAACTTACTATTACTTGTCATTACTGACGGAAATATCAGCCCATTTACGCGTGGAACGATGATGAAAAGTATAATAAACAGATTGGACCGTGATGATGAAATTTGA